The Nitrospiraceae bacterium DNA window ATCAAGACCAGGCCTTGGCCGCCCACGTGATCCGAATCGCCAATTCGCCAGCCTATATGACCAGAAATCCCGTGGTTTCGCTGCAACATGCCGTGACCATGCTGGGCATGAATTTGATGTCTGAAATCGCGTTTACGGCGTCCTTGAAGAGCAGCGTGTTCAAAGTCCCCGGATTCGAGGACGATGTGAAGCGGCTGTGGCAACAGTCGTTGGCCAGCGGGGCCTACGCAAAGGAAATCGCCAGACTCCGACGGTGCAACGTGGAAAGCGCCTATCTCTGCGGGCTGCTGCACGGCATCGGCCAGCCTGTGGTCTTGCAGACGGTCGCCACCTTGGCCAAGGAACTCAAGGTCACGCTCGAGCGCACGCTCCTGAAGCAACTCCTCGGCGGGTATCAGACGCAGGTCGGTCAGTTGGTTGCCGAGAAGTGGGGACTTCCGAAACAGGTCGCAGAGGTGATTGCCTTCTTTGAGCATTACGATCAATCGACGAACGCCAAACAAGAGTGCATGATCACCCATCTGGCCGATCGGCTCGCGCAGCACCACCTGGATCCCGAATCCTTGGACGAGCCTACCCTGCGAGAACTGCCGGTGTTGGCCGATTTGAATCTCTATGCGAAGGACGTCGACGCCCTCCTGGGCATGAAGGAAAAGGTCTCGAAGGCTGTGGAGGCGATGCCCTTGTGAGCAACGCGATGCACTACGACATCATCGTGGTCGGCAGCGGGCCGGCCGGGCAGAAAGCCGCCATCCAGGCCGCCAAGGCTGGCAAGCGCGTGGCCCTGATCGAAAAGGAACAGGGAATCGGCGGCAACTGTGTGTACCGTGGGACAATTCCCAGCAAGACGCTGCGCGAAAGCGCCCTTCAGCATGAACGGCTGAAACGCTCGAGCGAAGCGTTCGAAGGGCGGCTGCGTACTGACGTCTCGGTGCCTTCGTTGTTGCATCGGTTGCAGGAGGTCATCAAGGCCCACGAAACCTTCATGACCAATCAATTGCAGCGCAACAACGTGATCTATCTGCACGGCTGTGCGCGCTTCGTGACGGACCATGCGATCGAGCTGGAGTCGGTCGACGGCATGCGGCAGGTCCTGACGGCCGACCTGTTCGTGCTCGCGGCCGGATCGCGGCCGAAGTCCTCGCCCAATATCGAAATCGATCATGAGTATGTGCTGGACAGCGACTCCATCCTGTCGATGATCTATCTCCCTCGCTCCTTGACGGTGGTGGGCGGCGGCGTGATCGCCTGCGAATATGCCTCGATGTTTTCGCTTCTTGGCGTCGAAGTCACGATAATCGACAAGGCCGACCGTCCGCTGGAGTTCCTGGATGCGGAGATCGTCGAAATCTTCCAGCGCAACTTCGAGCGCAACGGAGGCCGTTTCTATTCTCGCCATACGGTCATGGATGTGGCGTGGGACGGCGTCTCCTCCGTAGTGGCGACGCTGGAAAACGGTATGGCTGTGAAGAGCGAAAAGATGCTCGTGGCGATCGGGCGACAGCCCAACGTCGAAGAGCTGAACCTGCCTGCGGTAGGGTTGCAATTGAATGAAAAGGGCCGGCTGACGATCAACGAATACGGTCAGACCATGGTGCCCCACATTTATGCGGCCGGCGATATGGCGGGACAAGGCGCGCTCGCCTCGCGGGCGATGGAGGAAGGGCGCCGTGCGGTGAGTCACGCCCTGGGGTTGGTGGTCGGCGAGTCTGCGAATCAGATGCCGCTGGGCATCTATACGATCCCCGAAATCGCCTCGATCGGGCTCGATGAGGCCCAAGCGCAAGCCCGCTTCCGTGGCCCCTTGATCGGTCGCGCTCGGTTCGATGAAATTGCCAAAGGGCAGATTACCGGGGCCTGCAACGGTTTGCTCAAGCTCGTCGCCGATCCCGCGGGCGAACGGTTGTTGGGTGTCCAAATCGTCGGTGAGGATGCCACCGAACTGATCCACCTCGGCCAGATGGCCCTGCAATCCGGCGCCACCATCGATCGCTTCATCGACACCATTTTCAACTTTCCGACCTTTGCCGAATGCTACCGCGTGGCGGCGCTCGATATCCTCGGGCAACGCCGAAAGCAGCAAGACCTGTCCGACGCCGCGTAGCCCGCGCTTCTCCTTTCCCCTCCCCTCGCTATAGTTCTTTTTGACCCGTACCCCCGGTCTACGGTACCCTGCTGTCCTGATCGTATCCTCAAGGCGGGGGACTGTACGATGAATCGGGAGGAACGCCGGCGTCAGGAGAAGTTGGCATCGCGCGGTGGCGGCCACGCCGACGCCATGACCACTCGCGCATTGCTCGGCGAGGGCGCCGCCCATCACCAGGCCGGGCGATTGGACAAGGCGGAGCGGGCCTACCTGCTTGTGTTGGATGCGATGCCGGGGCAACCGGATGCGCTCCATGGACTCGGCCTGCTTGCCTACCGCCGCGGCGATGTGGCCCAGGCGGCGCAATTCCTCTCTCAAGCCTGCGCGCGCAACTCCCACAATCCGATGTTCCACTTCAATCATGGTGTGGTGCTGCAGCGGGCCGGTCGGCTAGACGAGGCCATCATGGCGTATCAGCAGGCGCTTCGCGAGAACCCTCGCTATGTCGAAGCCCAGTCCAATCTGGGGAATGCCTTCAAGGAATCCGGCCGGCTGGCTGAAGCGGTGGCGGCCTACGAACAGGCCTTGGCGCTGCGGCCTGACTCGGCCGATGGGTTCAACAATCTCGGCGTCGCGCTGAAGGAGCAAGGCTTCCTGGAGCGAGCTGAGGACGCGTACCGCCGCGCGATCGCCATCAAGCCGGCACATGCCGAGGCCCACAACAATCTCGGGCTGGCGTTGCTCGAGGCAGGACGGACTACGCAAGCGATCGAGTCGTTTCAGAGCGCGTTGCGCATTCAGCCCGAGTACCTCACGGCGCTCTACAACCTCGGCATTGCCCACATTTGGGATGGAAACATTCCCGCAGCTCTCGAATGTTTTGCCCGGACCGCGGATGCGAAGCACAATCACGGTCGCCCGCCGAAGGAACCGTTCGTCTACCGCTCGCGTCTCAAACACGATGCGGAGCAGGTTCAGTTATTACTCGAGCAAGGCCGTATCGTGGAAGGATGGCGTCCCTACCTAAACGCCTTGACCGACCTGCGCAATCGGGCCGAGGCGGCGGTCGGCACCTCGACCGCCAACCGGATGCCTATTGCCACCGCGGATCTGCAGACCATTGCGCCGTCCTTCAACCGCCTGCTCTACGTGGGGCCCTGTCCCGAGTTGCCCGATGGCGCACTGAATCCCGCGCTGGACTGTGCCGCCATTGAAGCGCGGTACCATGCCCGCCAGCCGGAGGTCACCTTCATCGACGGCCTCCTGACCGAAGAAGCCTTGAATCGGCTTCGAGACTTTTGTTGGCATTCCACGATTTGGAAGAAGGACTATGAGAACGGCTACATCGGCGCCTTCTTGGGCGATGGGTTCGCTTCCCCGCTCCTCCTCCAGATCGCCGAGGAGTTGCGCGCACGTCTGCCAGGCATTTTCGGCAATCATCGGCTCACACAGGCCTGGGCCTTCAAGCATGACAGCGCCAGACGCGGGTTGAACATCCACGCCGACGCGGCGGCCGTGAATGTCAATTTCTGGATTACGCCGGACGAGGCGAACCTGAACCCAGACAGCGGCGGGCTGGTGGTGTGGGACAAGGAAGCGCCACGAGACTGGAATTTCCGGGCCTACAACAGCGATCAGAACAGAGGCAAGATCTACGAGTGGCTGAAGTCGGAGGGGGCGCAGGAAGTGAAGATCACGTACCGGGCCAACCGGGCCGTGTTGTTCAATTCAGATCTGTTTCACGAAACGGACGAGATTGCCTTCAGGGAGGGACTGACCAACCGTCGGATCAATATCACGCTGCTTTATGGGCATCGACACCGTGCCTGAGCATCTTCTCGAAGTCCGCCGCAGGAACAGGCCGGCTGAACAGATAGCCTTGTACCTCATCGCAGCCCTCTTCCCGTAACTTCTCCAGCTGCCCTTCCGTCTCGACTCCCTCAGCCAGCACCGACAGATTCATGCTGTGCGCCATCGCGATGATGGCCTTGGTGATCTTGACGTTGTTCTCGTTCGTCAAGAGATCCCGCACGAACGATTGATCGATTTTCAGCCGGCTGAGCGGGAATCGCTGCAGATAGCTCAGCGAGGAATAGCCGGTTCCGAAGTCGTCGATCGACAGCCGCAGCCCCATCGAGCGCAGTTCTTCGAGCATCGTCACTGTGGCGTCCACATCGCGCATGGCGATGGATTCGGTCAATTCCAGCTCGAGTTGATCTGGAGAGATCCCGGTCTTCTGGAGCGCATCGGACGCCGTGGAAATGAGCGTGCGCCCGTGAAACAGGGAGTTCGACACGTTCACCGATACGGTGATGGCCGAGAGTCCCGATTGTTCCCAGGCCCGCACCTGCCGGCAGGCTTCGCGCAGGACCCACTCATCCATCGGGCGAACCAGCCCCGTGTCCACCGCGGCGCTCATGAAGACGCCGGGTGCGAGGATTCCTCGTTTCGGATGGCGCCAGCGGACCAGGGCTTCGGCCCCGAGAATCGTTCGGGTATGGATGTTCAGCTTGGGTTGATAGTAGACCACGAATTCTTCGCGCTCCAGCGCGCGACGCAAGTCACTTTCCAGATCGAGGCGTTCCGCCGCGGCGGCGTTCAAGCCGGACGAATAGTACTGACAGTTGTTCCGGCCCTGCTCCTTGGCGTGGTACATGGCCGTGTCGGCGTTCTTCAAGAGCGAGTCGACCGTGCGGCCGTCGTTGGGGAAGATCGAGATGCCGATGCTGGCGGAGATGAAGACTTCATGGCCTTCAATGTTGAAGGGCTGGGTCAGCGACTCGAGGATCCGGCGCGCGACTTTGCCGGCATCCTGCGGTTGCGAGAGATTCGTGATGAGAATCGTGAATTCGTCTCCGCCCAGACGCGCAAGCGCGTGGGTCGGCTCATTCTCGCCATGCCGGCCGACCGAGTCGCTGTGGCGGACGGATTCGCTGAGCCGTTCCGCCACCTGCGTGAGCAGCAGGTCGCCGATCGTGTGGCCGAGCGTATCATTGATCATCTTGAAACGGTCCAGGTCGATGAACAGCGTGGCGAGATGTTGCCCGTACCGTTCGGCATTCGAAATGGCGGTCGAGAGGCGATCCTTGAAAAGCACGCGATTCGCCAGGCCCGTCAGGCTGTCGAAATACGCCAACCGATGAATGGCCCGTTCGGCCTGCTTCCGCTCGGTGATGTCCTGGGCCGTGCCGATGACGGTGAGCTCGTGCGTCTGCTCGTCGCGCACGCCTTCCGCCTGGAGATGAATCGAAAAGTCCGCCCCGTTCGGCAGGATGATCCGATGGTCGATGTCGCAGGGGGCATGGTGGCTGACGATTTTTTGCAGCGCGTCTCTGACGGCGCTCCGATCATCCGGATGCACAAGCATGAGAAACGCTTCCAACGTCCCGGCAAAATCCTGCGGTCTGATGCCCACGATCCGGCACAGTTCATTGGACATGCTGAAGCGCCCGGTGGCGGGTGTCCAGTCCCAGTTGCCGATGCGCGCGATGCGCTGGGCCAGCTCGAGCCGGGCCTCGCTCTTCACGAGGGCCTGAAGCACGTTGCTGGTCCTGAGCATGTACCGGATATGGTGGCAGAGGATCATCGAATTGATGGGTTTGTTGACGAAGTCCGTTGCACCGTGTTCGTAGGCTTGCGCGATCGAGGCGGCATCCTCCAGCCCCGTCATGATCAGGATCGGAATGCGTTTCCCGCCGGGAAGGGACCGGATCTTGGTGCAAGTCATGAAGCCGTCCATCTCGGGCATGACCAGATCCAGCACGATGAGGTCCGGCGGAGACTTCTCGAAGATCTTGATCGCCTCTCGCCCGTTGTCCGCTTCGGTGACATGCATCCCGGCCGGCTCCAGTGCGGACCGGACGAAGAGTCGAGCTGTAGGATCGTCGTCGACGACGAGAATCGAAGGTCGAGTGAAGGTCATGTTATTCGAAAACCGTCTCTGATGCTGTGTTGGTAGTCGTTGATTTCGTTCAGTTCGTGCCCACCCCGGCGCGGAGCGAACGCGCGATCCGCGGCTTGGAGGGAGTCTGCACGACTAGACTAGCAAAGTTCGGCGGAATGACCAGAAAATAACGGCTTCCGGCAGCGGTCTGAAGATGCCCTGGCAGGGTGATCAGGTGGCGGATTCCCGAGCGTCACACACTATCCCAGGCGGGGCATGCGCGAATCGGCGGCCTTGTCGATTTTGTGGGATTCGAAGGCCTCCATGATGACCTTCGCGATAGCCATCCGCACCTGCGAGAGCATTCCCCGCATGGCCAACACGAGCAGCAGCGTGCTGAGCAGCAACAGCGGAAGCGTGTATATGGCCACCTGTGCCGCAAGGTCGTCTGCGGAACGCACCGTGGCATAATCCTGCGGCAACGCATAGACCACACGCACCCAGGCTACGACATGGTCCCGGTCACGGAGGGGCTCGACGACGACGACGGCCGGACGCCCCACTTCGATTCCCCGTGAGACCACTTCACTTTGCGTCGTCCTGGCCGACATCCAGGCGCTGTCCTGAAGCCGCCGTCCTACTGCGTCGGGAGATTTGGCGGCGACAATGACGTTGTTTTCGGCAATCACGGCGGCATCGAGCACGCCGACTTCCCGCAAGTGGATGTCGATCGCGCGTTGCACATCGGTCAGGTTCTCGCCCAGGAGCATTTCGGTGAACCAGGCAAAGGTGCGGGTGACGGCGCGGGCCTTCTCGTCGGCGGCGCGATCCAGCGCCTCGTTGTGCGTCGTCACAATGGCCAGGTCTTGCCGAGCCAACAGATAGTAGAGGGCTCCGGAGCACAACACGGACAGCGCGACGCTGATCAGGAGCGCCGGCAAAAATGTCTGAGGGAATTTCGATGCCGGATTGCGGGCACGCACCATATCCATGCCTCCTTAGAAAACCGAGCCTCGCCGGTACTAGGTCACCGGTTCAGCGTATCAGAAAATGCCGATCCCAACAGCAGATTCGAGATTTTGTTCGGGGGTGTTGGATCGACGGAGAACGCGGCGCTCCGACCGGGGTCAGGTCTCCTCGCCCTGCTCATAGGGTTGCTGCTCGAGCACCTTCACAGTCTGCTGGAGCCGGGCCCATTCATCCGGTTTGAGCGTGGAGAATTCGAGACCGAAGTGTTTGTCCCGGCACCAGCGGACGATGCCTTGGTCGATCGTGAGCGGAGGCGCGTTCTCAGACAGGTGCACCTGAAGTTGGAGCGTGGTTCCAGGCAGGACCGCGGTGGTGCTGAAGATGCGGCAGCCACGGAGGGACAGGTCGAGGAGACTCCCCTCCCCGCCGACCAGGTTGGCTGAGCTGAACGAACTGCGGAATTGGACAGCGAATCGAGGGTGCCGGCGATGATCCATGACCGTCCGGAACAATTCAGGGTCTGTGTCAGCCCTTTATATTGCCGATCGGTCGCAATTCCGCCACTTTTTTTGTGATTCCGGCGCGGTCGACGGTTTCCACCACTTCGGAAATGTTCTTGTAGGCAAATCCCGCTTCTTCGGCGAGGCCCGACATAGAGACGGCCTTGACGAGAATCCCGCGCGATTTCATATCTTTCAGGAGTTGGTCGCCGCGAACGGCACGCTTCGCCTGCGCGCGCGACATCGTGCGTCCCGATCCGTGCATGGTGGAGCCGAATGTGTCGCGCATCGCCCGATCGGTGCCCACCAGCAGATAGGATCCTGTCTCCATCGAGCCGCCGCAAATCACAGGTTGCCCGGTACGGCGGTAGAGTTCCGGCAACTCCGGGCTGCCGGGACCGAAGGCTCGCGTCGAACCTTTGCGATGCACCAGTAACTCACCGTCCCGGTAGCGCTCGACCTTGGCGATGTTATGCGCGACGTCGTAGACGAGCTGCATCCCGAGCGCTTCGGCCGATTGCCCGAAGACGGCGCTGAAGGCCGCGCGAATCTGGTGCGTGATCACCTGGCGATTGGCAAAGGCAGTGTTGGCCGCGCAATTCATGCCGGCGAAGTAGTCACGTCCTTCGGGAGAACGAAACGGCGCGCAGGCCAGCTGTTGATCCGGCACGGTGATGCCGTACCGGCGCATGGCTTTCTCGAATACCTTCAAGTAGTCGCTTGCCACCTGATGCCCGAACCCCCGCGATCCGCAATGGACCATCACCACGATTTGGTTGCGACCGAACAGCCCCAAGGCGGCGGCGGTGTCGCGATCGAAAATCCGATCATCCGAGACGACCTGCACTTCCAGATAGTGGTTGCCCGATCCCAATGTGCCCAGCTGATTGATGCCGCGCTCGATCGCGTGGTCGCTGACGCACGCCGGATCGGCACCCTCCAAGCAACCGCCCTGCTCGATGCGTTCGAGGTCTTCGTGCCACCCGTAGCCCTTGGCGACGCACCAACGGGCGCCCTGCCGCATCACCTCGGGAAATTCTTGCCGCGACAGGTTGACGAAGCCGCGCGAGCCCACTCCCGCAGGGACTCGGTGGAAGAGTTCCGTCATCAGCGGTTCGATCTTGGGCTGCACGTCCTGCAGTGTCAGATCCGTGCGGATGAGCCGCATACCGCAGTTCACGTCATACCCGACCCCGCCCGGCGAGATCACGCCGGCCTCGAGATCGAACGCGGCGACGCCGCCGATGGGAAACCCATAGCCCCAATGGCCGTCCGGCATGCAGAGCGCGTAGCGCCTGATGCCGGGCAGACAGGCGACATTCGTGACCTGGTCGAACACGCCGCTGTCCATCGCGGTCAGGATGCCCTCGGTCGCATAGATCCGGGCCGGCACGAGCATGCCGGCCTTTTCACTCGGCGGGATTTCCCAAATCTGGTCGTCGATCTTGACGACCTTCATGCCGGTATTGAGTTTCATACGTCCAACACCACGCGGGCTCTCCAGGCCCCGCCTTCCTGCACGACCGCGTAGAGATGTTTCGTCACGCCCTTCACATCCGAGCGGAGCTCCTGCGTCGTCGCGTCGACCGGCGCGCCGGAAATCTGAGCCTGTAGCCGCCAGACGTGAGCGGTTTCCGGTCGTTCCAGGGACAGGCGTATCTCACGGAAGACGACCGCGCGCGCATCCTTCAGGTACACCAGTTGATTGAGCCAGTCAAACAGGAGGTCGGCGAGGTCCGCTGCTTCCAACGTGACGGATTCGTGCCAGAGCGGGAGGACTGTACAGGGATCGGCAAGGCTTTCGATGAGCGCCTGCGTGGCGGCCTCAAACAGTTGCTGGGGATCGTCTCCCGTGGCGTCGAAGGCCATGTCGGCCAAGGCGACGTCGTCGAGAAAGGTAAAGCCCGCGCCCATGGTCACGCCCGGGGAGTACGCCGGCGAACGGTGGAGAAGAGCGCGCGGATCTGTTCGATTCCTGGAATGGTATGGCCGAAAGGAAAGGGCACTTTGCCCTTGAAGAACATGCGAATCCCGAGCGGTAACACATGCAGCAGCCGCTTCGGCTTCGTCCCCACCACCTTGAGCGGCATCAAAGCTTCATTCAAGCGGCCTTCATGGTGCACGAGGTCTACGAAGCCGGTGATGTGGCGCGCGCCCTCCTCGACTTTTAAGTTGTGCTGAAGGGAGGCCCGGCGCAAGCGGATGATCGCCTCCATGGGCTGCACGTCCTTCGGGCAGACCTGCACGCACATGTTGCAGCGCGTGCAATCCCAAATGCCGTCCTGGCCCTGCAGCGCGACGAGCCGCCGATGTTTCGAGGGGCCTGGCTCGCGCGGATCGGCGAGGAACCGCTCCGACTTGGCCAAGGCCGCCGGCCCGAGGAATCCCGGCGACACGGCATGCGACGTACAGGCGCCGACGCAGGCGCCGCACATGATGCAGGCATCGACGTTATGGAAGTGATAGCTTTCCGGCTTGAGTCGCAGTTGACCGCTCGGCCCGTACCGCTTCGTGGGGTGCGAGGTCTCGCCCAGCCACGGAGTGACCGCCCGGATCTTCTCCCAGAAGTGGGACATGTCCACGACCAGGTCCTTGATCACCGGCAGGTTCGGGAGCGGCGCGATGGTGATCCGGCCGTGACGCTCGAGTTCTTTGCGGATCGAGGTGCGGCAGGCGAGTTTCTCCGAGCCGTTGATCTGCATCGCGCAGGACCCGCAGATCGCCGACCGGCAGGAGTAGCGCAACGACAACGCGCCGTCCTGTTCGTTCTTGATGCGAATCAACGCTTCGAGGACCGTCATGCCGCGCCCCACGTCGAGGCGATAGTCCTCTTCGTGCGGGTTGCGATCGGTCTCGGGATTGAATCGGCGAATGGTGAAGGTCAGGCGCATGGTTACGTGAAACGTGAAGCGTCAAACGTGAAACGCGAGGAAGCCGCCGAGTCGCTACCCGAGCTCGAACACTTTGGGATAGTTCGTCAGGTTGCGGCAACCGTCTTTGGTCACGAGGACCATATCCTCGATACGCACGGCGCCCAATCCGGGATAGTAGAGACCCGGCTCCACCGTGACGACGTGTCCTTCCTGGAGGATCGAACCGGTTCGGCTGATGCGGGGCGCTTCGTGAATGTCGAGCCCTACTCCGTGGCCGGTTCCATGGAAATAGCCCTGCATGCGGCCGTTCACCGGGCCGGTGCGGTAGCCGGCTTTTTCGAACCGGTCGCAAATGCCTTGATGGATCTTGGCCCCGTCGGCGCCGTCGCGGATCTTGGTGATGGCCTCTTCCTGCGCATCCTTGACGGTCCGGTAGAGGCGCTTGAGTTCCGGCGAAACCTCACCGCGGATGACCGTGCGTGACATGTCGGCAAAATAGCGCGAACCGGCGGAGCGCGGGAACACGTCGAAGATGATGCTGCGATGGGCCGGTAAGGGGCCGCTTCCTTCATCGTGAGGATCGCAGGCCTGCTCCCCGCCAGCCACGATCGTGTGCTGGGCGACGCAGTTGCATTCCATAAGCTTCACGTTGATGAGCTGCTTGACCCGTTCCGACGTGAGGACGGCCCCATCCAGCCACAGTTGATTGTTGCGGATCTCGGCCCGGCGGAGCGAGTCGTGCGCCGCTGCGACGGCCGATTCGGTGGCCCGCTGTGCCGCTTCGATGTGGCGGACTTCTTCGGCGGACTTCACGACGCGCTGTTCATAAAACGGTTCACGCCTCGTGCGGAGTCTATAGCCGAGCTCCTGCAGGCGTTGCGCGTGCAGAAAGGGAAAGGTCGAGGGGACGAGAACCTCGGTGACTCCCGCCTGCTTTAAGAGCTGATGCACGACGTCCACCGTCCCGGGCTCCGCTACCCCCTCGGCTTTGGCTTGCCGCTCGATTTCGGAATAGCTGACGACCCGGTCGACCGTCGCCTGGTGCTTGGCTCGGTCCACCTCGAGGTCGCTCATGACCATCAGGCGCTCCCCTTTCAACTCAAGGTACACGAAGGGATCGGGCGCCATGAAGCGCGTCGCATAGAACAAATTGGAATCGCTCTCGCTGGCGGCGATGAAGAGGGTAGCGTCGGGTGATTGGTGTGCTGACGGCGATGGAGAGGTCGTCATAGATCTGTGCGGTCGTCTTGATCGGATGCTATCACGCGCCCTGAGGGTGGTCAAGGCGAGGCCGGCGCCGGCGCGCTCGGTTGCAACACTTGAGGAGGCGGAGCGGGCGGTGTCTTCAATTCCAACGACGGATCGAACAGCGGTTCTTTTTCTTCCTGCGGGCTGAGGATATCGACCGGGAGCATCACGGTATTCTTCAGCAGGTCGAACGCCAATTGCGCGACGCCGGTGAGGCCGGTTGTGAACGACTTCATCGGCATGTACGTGACCTGCGGATCTTCGATCGGCCCCTTCACTTGGAAGAGCGCAGTCGCGAGCCCTTTGCGATCTCCCGCCACCAGCCGCCCGAACAGCGGAATTGATTTCAGAAATTGCGAATAGGACCCGAAGGGGCTGACCGCCCAGACCATGTCGAGCTGATCGGTCGGCATGTCGTAGGTGCCGGCGGCGGAAATTTTCAGCACGGGACTGTCGATGATGAGGTTCTGCGTCTTCATCATCCCGTTTTGCATCGTGATCGTGGCGGTCATCCGGTTGTATTGCAGACCGTCTTTTTCGAGATCCACTTTGCCCTGCAGGACCGCCGGCAAATTCAGGATCGAGATGATTTTCCAGATCGCGCGCTTTTCCGTTTTGAGAATGCGGCCTTCTTGCGCCACCAATTCCGTCTTGCCGTTCAGGGTGGGCAAGACGCCGTGTGGGTTGCGGCCGTGGCCGGTCAGCATGCCGGTCAATTTCACATCCCCCGTGACGGACCGATCCTGCGCGCCGAGCAACGGGAGCAGCGCATCGAAGGGAATCCCCGTCATGCGCACCGACGATTCGGTTTCAGCCGGCTGGCCCTTGGGCAGCCGGACGACGAGGCGCCCGGCGATCTGTCCCGTGCCGGACTGGCCCACGACGCGATCCAGGTCGAGCATGCCGTCCTGAATCGTGAGGCGGCCGGACAGCGACCCGAAGCGCAGGTGTTTGTAGATGCCCTTTTCAATCGTCGCGGTGGCGCTGACTTGGCTGGTGGAGGCCAGCATCTCCAGGAACTCCCGCACCGGCGATCGTTCGCCCTTCGGGATCAGCAGGTCGATATCCATTTGCGAGGATTCGAGTTTGACCGCGATCAC harbors:
- a CDS encoding aminopeptidase P family protein, giving the protein MTTSPSPSAHQSPDATLFIAASESDSNLFYATRFMAPDPFVYLELKGERLMVMSDLEVDRAKHQATVDRVVSYSEIERQAKAEGVAEPGTVDVVHQLLKQAGVTEVLVPSTFPFLHAQRLQELGYRLRTRREPFYEQRVVKSAEEVRHIEAAQRATESAVAAAHDSLRRAEIRNNQLWLDGAVLTSERVKQLINVKLMECNCVAQHTIVAGGEQACDPHDEGSGPLPAHRSIIFDVFPRSAGSRYFADMSRTVIRGEVSPELKRLYRTVKDAQEEAITKIRDGADGAKIHQGICDRFEKAGYRTGPVNGRMQGYFHGTGHGVGLDIHEAPRISRTGSILQEGHVVTVEPGLYYPGLGAVRIEDMVLVTKDGCRNLTNYPKVFELG
- the sdhB gene encoding succinate dehydrogenase iron-sulfur subunit — translated: MRLTFTIRRFNPETDRNPHEEDYRLDVGRGMTVLEALIRIKNEQDGALSLRYSCRSAICGSCAMQINGSEKLACRTSIRKELERHGRITIAPLPNLPVIKDLVVDMSHFWEKIRAVTPWLGETSHPTKRYGPSGQLRLKPESYHFHNVDACIMCGACVGACTSHAVSPGFLGPAALAKSERFLADPREPGPSKHRRLVALQGQDGIWDCTRCNMCVQVCPKDVQPMEAIIRLRRASLQHNLKVEEGARHITGFVDLVHHEGRLNEALMPLKVVGTKPKRLLHVLPLGIRMFFKGKVPFPFGHTIPGIEQIRALFSTVRRRTPRA